One segment of Macaca fascicularis isolate 582-1 chromosome 2, T2T-MFA8v1.1 DNA contains the following:
- the PYDC2 gene encoding pyrin domain-containing protein 2: MASSAQLDFNLQALLEQLSQDELSKFKSLIRTISLGKELQTVPQMEVDKANGKQLVEIFTSHSYSYWAGMAAIQGFEKMNETHLSERADECRVMPLLSPLRYSELMAELDVALALVLPLFYMHMSLNLVIYEISISPVY, from the coding sequence ATGGCATCTTCTGCACAGCTGGACTTCAACCTTCAGGCTCTTCTGGAGCAACTCAGCCAGGATGAGTTGAGCAAGTTCAAGTCTCTGATCAGAACAATCTCCCTGGGAAAGGAGCTACAGACAGTCCCCCAGATGGAGGTAGACAAGGCTAATGGGAAGCAACTGGTAGAAATCTTCACCAGCCACTCCTACAGCTACTGGGCAGGGATGGCAGCCATCCAGGGCTTTGAAAAGATGAACGAAACCCATCTGTCTGAGAGAGCTGATGAATGTCGTGTGATGCCCCTACTTTCACCCCTCCGGTATAGTGAGTTGATGGCTGAGCTAGATGTTGCTTTAGCCTTGGTTCTGCCTCTGTTTTACATGCACATGTCACTTAACCTTgttatatatgaaatatctatATCACCAGTATATTGA